GTCCATGACTCAGGGTGTCCGATGCATGAGATAAACGCACAAAGAAGCAGGTGAAAGTACACAACAGAAGAGAAAATGTTCTCGATGTCTTCATGTCTAAACAAATCAAAGACAGGAAACAATTGTACTATGAGGGACTATGTTGTGATGAGGGTTGTTATACTAGGTGGTaacatttgagagagagagagagagagagagagagagagagagagagagagagagagagagagagtcaaaaaTGGTGGAGGGGTAGCAATTCTTTGGCGTACGACTTCTGTAAATTGATATCATGTGTTGGGAATTTATGTTTGGAGACTTGGAAACATGACAGTATAACAGCCcaacaattatatatacatataatttacatatatatatatatatatatatattaattatgtgtatttaataaaattatatagtCCAAATGAAGGAATAAACATAATTAACCTTAATCTTAACCAAGAAGTCCGGCAGAGCATCTCAAATCCAAGAAAGTGTTGACTGCTAGTTGGCCAATTAAGGTCAAGAACTTGAATCTTAAGCAttgatattatcaataatattcTAAAAAGGTCTAATATTCTTTTAGTTTGTTTGTCCCTACCTGTGTTGAGATTCTCCAGGTCCAAGACGGAGAACACAGCACATAACCTTATGCGTTTTAAAGTATAATCATTTGGTCTAAGCGACAGTTTGGTCTTCATTTTGTTAAAAGACGTGTTTGAGAATCTGCTTAAAGGCCTCATACGGTACACCATTAGTCTAAGCGAAAGAACGTGGCtctttttcaaaatgctctaaCTTAAGAGAATTAGATTCACTTTGGATTTCTATGTTCGGAGCTCGTGAATTGAGATATCTGAATCGttcaaaagagagaaagagatccGATTTGTTcaagttttttgaatttttgtgaaGTATGCCAGTGGGATAGACTAACGGAGgccataaaattaaaattgagtggTCCGAATCTCTCGATCTACAAATCTAGGCACAGAAATCCAAAGTGGATCGTAATTCCAACTTAGGGTGcatttgccacttagtactatagtatgatggtattcctcttcacttgtaagtgagaggtctaaAATTCGAATCTCGTAGATGATGACACCAAATTAGTAAAAAAACTTATAatctatactaaaacccaaaacaCTATGAAACACTGTTCATAATCACGGTGTGCTGCCTATTTTACCCCTGCTAAGTATGCATTATTACATTTTTGGCAAGGACAAAAATGCTCTGCACTCATCTCTTTCCTTCTGATTTCTTCCTGCCTAGTCGTCGTCGTCTTATCCAATTGAAAATGAGTAATTATAACAatggtctcttaactttaactcaattggccctcaattaaaaattcattaccattggtctttcaactcatcaaaatatgcaattatggtccctcaactaaaaattcattaccattggtcacTTAACTTTAATCTAACTGAAGAaattgtccctcaactttaacccaattggagtaatggtccctcaactttggtccaattatagcaatggtccttccaacataactcattttgacaaaattctaacgaaGTTGATGAAAAGGGCCTTAGctacatgttttgatgagttgagggaccccaaTTATAGCAATAGTCcctccaacataacttattttgacaaaattctaatgaagttaacgaaaatgatcatagctacacattttgatgagttgatggatcaataataatggatttttagttgagggactattgctccaatttgattaaaattgatGGACAATTGCTACAATTTAATCATTGAAAATCTTTTGCGACTCCTCCTCACCAAGCAGCCACTTTGCTCCAGATCTTTCAAATTGAAATTCCTCTCCTTCACCCTTTGCATGTTGAATTTCACATCAACACTGGTAATTGGACAATTCCTCCGACGCCTGCCATCAAGGTTAGTCTAAAACTATTCCTACCTTATTGACCTATTGCATGTCAAAATTTGCTTCGAATTTGTGATTTAATATAATTGGgctttagaaaaaatttcatgattttctCTAATCCAATTTAACGATTAGAAATTTTGATTCTTTTTAAtctaaatttagaaaattatattcaaatttgttttacatttGATTTAGTGGTATTTAGGGGTTGTGTTTTAGTGTTTCCTAGCTTGAGTTGTATATAAAGAAAAAGTGATTTTTTATGTTCTAAAATGTTCATCATGGTCATAGACACGAGTCTGATATTATCAAGTAAGATGACGAGTCCTCTTGCATTCATATAATTACATTTGTGAGTTACTTTTCTAGatttttgttgatttgtttACTTATCTGGTATATTCGAAAAGATATATGACACTGCCGAGAACAttatcaatttatgcatgaaaatgcaACGTTGGGGCCAATCTAATCATTTATTTTCGAGGTGAAATCCGATCAGGTCTGTCAGAAAATCACCCCGTACGCAACGGAGTGGATGCAAGTTTCTTGAATGCTCCTTTGATCGAGTCCCATCCTTGTAAATAATGGAAACCCAAATAAAAGAGGGTTAGGATCCCATCATCCTAACATTCCAAATTCTAACGGGTCTCCATGTACCAAAACAAACGGGCCTCAGTTATCTGGTACGGCCCACTTCACCTGGATGACTTTGCCTTCAGCTTCACAAAGTCGACTCAACGCCCTCCAACAGTTCGACAAATCGACTGAGTGAAACTCCACCACACCAACCATGTTTCCGAAGCAACTCCGCACCGTTGGCACAGCCGCCGCCGTACTCCTCGGCGGATTCCTCACCCTCAACCTGGCTTCCACCGCCACAATCGGAGCGCTCCGGTTCGCCGCCGAATCCAAACGGGTAAAAAGACCAAAAACCCAGCTCTTAACTTCCAAAATATCTTCTCCGTCTTTACTGAATTGGTATCTTATCGCCATTTTGTTGGTGGGTTTTTGCGGCAGAGAAGGGTTGCGCTGCCCTGTGTGGTTTGCAGAGGGAAAGGGTTTTATATATGCAAGCTTTGCAAAGGGAATGCCACCATTGAATGGTCGCCGCTGCACGATCCGATTGCCATCAACCCCTGCCTTTGCCCAACCTGTGATGGAAATAGGTAAATTCAACACTAATGCTCTTTGCTTCGATAATCCGTCggaaaattgacaaaaaatgcAATACGATATGTAACGAAGGTTAATGGTACTAATTGTGTCCAcgtattttgtgataaaatttcATCGTGGGGGAATATAAACGTTTGTTGATTATACGAATGTAATTAGCAGTGAGCCGCTGGTTCGTCTCTTTAAAATTTAACATTGCTTTGCATGTGAAATTTTGTgtgttttgatgttttttttaatgGGATTTTGCAGGGTGCAACGCTGTCTCAACTGTCTAGGGAAGGGATACAATTGAATAGTTGTATAATAAATGGCAGAATGGTTATTTCTTTTGTTCATAATCGTGTAATGTTACTCAACCTTATATCTTAGTGTAAAGTGTGAGGTTTTTACGAATGCGTTCTGTTCAAAATCCGTTTCCGGATTCAAATTAATGTAATAGTTTCGAATAAGAGAAGTAAGAAAGAGAAATTAGATCAACTAGTTCTCCTAATCGATTCAGTTTCTTAATTTTTGGGTGCTTAATTATGAATTTTAAGGAAAAATTTGCACATTTTCGATTCTGGCACAACATCAATCtcatcctctctctttctctctgcctCCTTTTTAATGCTTCAGGTCCgtcttcatttttttaatttttttgggttaaaCGGTCTGAAGCCCAACATACAGGCCCATAGCGaaaatttaaaaacccaaacccaacccaacaTAAAACAAAAGCCGACATGCTTTCTCAATTCGATCATCCGACGTCGTGTTGGTTTGCTGTTTGCCAACCGCACCCGAAGTTTCTGGTGTGTACATCACCTGGAGGCCCCACAATATGATGTCCCGCTAGGGTCCCACAAACCGTCCGGTTGGGGTGGTGTTCCAGCTTGAACTCCGCCGCGTGTGACCCACCAGCCACCCTCCTCGACGTGGCAGCCTCCCCTTAGTTCCCGCCTTGTCAGCAGAAACTGAAAAATGGATAAAAAGTGAGGTGCCGCTTTTGTTGTTTTCGGGCGGAATGAATCATCGGTGGCCCGCGTACACGTCGGTTCAGAGGCTAACTTAAACCCGATGTCGGCGTTTAAACTTATACGTGTGAGAATCCAAATCAATTTGGAATAATTAATCGATAGACGATTAGGGATAAGAACAAGAATAAGAATTAGAATTAGGTTGCAATTTTGGATattcttatttttgtttttcataaagtgcTCGATTAGAATGatatttaaaatgactgaaagcgttttgTAAATATAGAACGGACATCTAGTAAAAAAATTTACCCAAGTAAATGTGGAAAAAACGCTTGACTTGTGTTTTCTATAAGCACATAactcatatttttttataaaaagtattttaagtgcttttgaaatcCAGAATTATTTTACCTAAAATGCCTTGAGTCTTTTAAAAAAAGCCCTTGAGTCATTTAAAAAACATTTCTAAACAGACActaagagctcgtttggatgtgcttttaaaatgattataagtacttttagagaaaatattttttggttccaaaagcatttGAAGTACATTCTACAAGAATAAACAGTTATGTACTTCTTCCAGAAaatactttaagtgttttttttcaagatttactagcatttttactaaagattgtttctaaaaatattttcactagtcattttaaaagtacattcaAACGAGTTCTAAGTTATTAGGGTTGTCATGTAAAAATGACCTTAAATTAGTAAGAAATAAGACTttcatttataaatttaatattGAAAAGTTGTGATGTTTTTCAAgtgatattattttttatattaaattagcTTGAATttcacaaaaagaaacaaatcttTTGACATTATTTTTGTTTGACTATTCTTTAGAGgaagtttttttctttcaccTTACTTTTCATTTCCCATGCAAATTCGTTATGCCTTGAAAAAGACTGATATTCCAATAATTTCCAACCGTGTTTACCCGGCGCAATGTAGCGGGGATTAACTATCGTCAACTGTTTGCTTTGTGTGGAGGTTTCCTAACTGCACTAGAAGACAAAAAGGAGGCGGTTATCTCGTTAGAATACAACTGCCAACAGGCCAAATGGCATGTAATCATCCTAAGAGAATCCCTGCGTTCAATAAAGTAATGCCCTTGCATGGCTTCTTATTAACACAAATGCCACTCTTTATTTAAATTTCATAGTACCTATCTGTAAAATCAACCTTGAAGCATCATTTTCCCAACTAATAAATTTGGACGGTTAATTGATTACAAGAAAAGTCATGCATTTATTTTGTCAATGGAAAAGTGATACACGCGTATGAAATTAATGAAATATGGATTTAGGCTTGGCAATTTCTTATCTAATCTCTTtggaattaatttattaattagttaGATCATTATCGGATCACCTATTAACAACATGATAAGATATCAGTTTAAACATTATGAATCACAGTTTCTTGCATGGTCCGTTAACTCGACAAAAGTCATCAACAAATTGAGTCATTATCGGGTCACTTGTTAAGAAttcgttaagataacgggtttgaCAAACCGTGACTCGTTAAGATAATGGATATGTCAtgaaaatgacacgaaaacgactcGTTTGCCAAGCTTAATTCAGAGTGTGTATATCTTCAGAGTCACTATTGAATTTTGTGCAATTGATATAAATGtataaattttgtttcttaatAGAGACATgtcaaacgaaaaaaaaaactcaatacTCTTACCATTCAAATGTTCACATGATTCATCTAAATCTCATGTATATTTTCTATCATCAAAGCAAAGTAGCACACTTGTACTTACAAAATATAAACAATGAAATCTTATCCACAAAATCACAACTAGACGCATATTAGACTCAGACTCAAACATAcaccaaaataaattaaaattacacAACAAGCTCCACCATTTTAGGGATGAGAAGAAATCCATATCTATTGGATTAGGTTTAGGACCACAAAATCAGATCAACAAGAAAATTCCTATATTTTTTATGATTGGAAGGTTCTTATTTCACAAGAATCATAATAGGTGggattttaacctaaaaaaggGTACCTTATCTTCCTAATTCTTCTGAAATTTAatacaaataattaatttttatttccagCCACCTACAATTTATTATATCACATATCAATTTCCATCagtccaaaaagaaaaagaatgagggaaaaatgtgaaagaagtCACATGATTTCCAcacaatttatttaaaaaacactaattttggtttttttaatattaaattaattaggtTTATTCatgaaataaatatatttatttatacatAGCAATCTCATACAAGTTGTAAAAcacaaaaagcaacaaaaatTCATGAGGAAACAGAGTGGCAACATGGAAATTTCGAGAAACTCTCGGGGCAAAGAGTTGATATCCCCCCTGCTACTCCCATACAAGTACAAACGCATATCACACGCACATACTGTTTCTCAACACCCAAACATTCGCTCTCTCACTCCTCACTTTCTATCTCCATGACTACCATGAAAGAGCCACCTCTCTCCCGTCGCAGAAGGCCAACTTGCCACCAGCCCAAGAAGCTGAAGCTCGTCTGCTGCTTCAACGGCGCGTTCCATCCCCGCCCGCCGTCCGGGAAGCTCCGCTACGTCGGCGGCGAGGCCAGAATCGTATCCGTGGACCGCAACATCGTGTACTCCAAGCTCCGATCAAAGATTTTGGATCTTTGCCCCAACATTAACCCCTCAGTCACCCTCGTGTACCAGCTCCCGGGTTCCTGCTCCGACTCCGACTCCGCCGCCCCTCTCGTCATCGTGGCGTCAGACGACGACGTTCGGTGCATGATCGAAGAGTACGACAAGCTGGAGCTGTACGGTAAGTCCCCGAGGCTCTGGGTCTTTGTTTGTTGTAGCAATGGCAGTGATGATGTCAATGGTTATGTAAATTGCGTGAAAGGAGTGAAATTTAGTAATGGGTTTGAGTCGGGGAGCGAACATATAGGGATCCACCACCATTTGGGTGGCGAAGCTCAGGTAGAGGAGAAGGCGGCGGTGAAGAACTTTGGGGGCGGACGGTCCGGCGATGAATCGCTGAGAAAAATGGTGCTGAAACAGCAATTGCTTGCAAAGCAATCGGCTTTTCGGCGTCGTTTTGGTGATGGTGAGAGTGATGTGGAAATGGGGTTTTTGGGTGAATCCCAAAAGGGTGAATCTTTTGATAGCAGATTAGGGACTAATTGTGGTCATAATCTAGGGAGTTCTTCGGTGGCTCGGGCTAATCCGTTGAATCCCAGAGATGGGAATTTGAGGTTGAAAAGTAAGAGTTATGGGCAGTGCTATTCGGGGAGGTCGGGTCGGGTTTTGTGCAATGGGGTTGGGAGGTCGAGTCAGGCGCCGCCTGCGAAACCAGTACCGGGTTGTAACGGTTGTTGTAGTGATGCTAAGCAGGATTATAGAAACAATGGAATGGCTGGATGTGAACAGAGAAAACATTATGCCTCGGGAGTGGGGCGTGATTCTTTGGCTGGAACCACTGTGTATCCTGTGAAGTCTTCTTATAGTGGTGGTAGGGCGTGGGGCGGCTTAAGGAGCCGGATTCGTAACCATAGGTTTGGTGTGAATGAAGCTAGAAATAAGCGGTGTTATCAGTACCATGTTTGGAACCATAATCGGAGCAACATAGCTGAGATGGGGAGCCATCGAACAAGGCAGGGAATTTCAGCACGGAAATGCTACCAAGGGCTTAGGCCAAATTTGAACATTGCGAAGCAGGAGCAGCCTGTAAGAGTATATAATCCCAGTTTATGGAGGCAATGTTCTGGTTTCTCGGAGCATGTAATGGAAGAAAGACTGAGGATGATGGGTTCTCGCTCAAAGAAAGACAGCTACTTGATAGATAATCCGAGCGAATCCTATTCAGGTAATTGTGGTGCATATACTGGTATGGGAAATCAACCTCTCGTGAATTCTGATGCCATTGAGAGTTCATCTCCATCTTTGAAGACAGTGGACATTCTGGAAGATCGCCTAACTGGTTCTAAGTTTGGGAAGTGTGAATGTCCATATCAAACTTCATATGAAAATCTTCATGGAATGCCCCGTCATTGTGAGCTTGAGAAGGAGACGCGCCTGATGGACTCTCATGCAGTTGCGAACACCTCTGGCTTTCCAAGTGAAGTGGGATGTAGTAATGGATTGGAAGGTGATAATAAGTTGCCTGATGGGGAAGCAGTCATCGACGCTTTACACAATTGCAAAAACGGCATTAATGACATACAACTTTCATGTAGCGGAGTCCCAGCTTCAGTGAGTGTTTCTTTGCATAACCTTTCACTGTCATCATCCAAAGAAGTGGAAGCTCCTCAACTCTCTTCTCATGCCACCAGTGTTGTGTCTTCTGATGTCAAACATCAATCAAAGCCTATAGATCTCATGGATGAAGGAAAATTTACCCCAGATCATCAAGTCGATGAATCCAACGGAGTTGCACCTAATCCTGCCTCCCAGAATTCAGCTAAGAAAGAGAAGGATAATGTGCATGATGAGGAGGTCCAACAGGACCCTTCATCTGGTATCACCATTGATGAAAAGGTAGTTACTTGAAGACATTTTATCTCCTTTTATTACTCTCAATATATGAGAAATCAGAAGGAAAAAATAACGTTTGTTATAGGTTTCTTGTAGCTTTACCATTCGAAGTATACTTTACTCAGCTTCGACTTATGATTCTGTTTTCTTAGGCCAACAATAAAGTAATTGGTGGAACCTCCAGTGATCTGGCTGCGTTTTGTGCTCATCAATCGACTCGAGAGCTTCAGGTAGCTTTCGATCATATACAATTTCTGCTTTTATAAGCATGTGGAGCGTGAATGGAATGTAGGATTGATGTTTTCCACTTTCTTACGCAGAACATCAAAAGTTCTGACCTTGAGTTCATAAAAGAACTTGGTTCGGGAACATATGGAACCGTTTACTATGGAAAATGGAAGGGTTCTGATGTTGCTATAAAGAAGATTAAGCCAAGTTGCTTTACTGAAGACACAGTGAAGCAAGAGAGATTGGTAATTTTTTCATTCGCATTGTTCGGCATAAATATTAGctgtgggaaaaggctttgttgttgttgtattgttcGGCATAAATATTCCATTGAGTAGAAAGAAAGTTAGGAGAGGAGAACATCTCTAGattgttttttatgattgcGTGCACTTTTATACCTGCGTGCTGTGTTGACTCCTGTTTATTTCTCTGCAGCTTGCTGATTTTTGGAAGGAAGCTCGCATACTCAGCGAGCTTCACCACCCAAATATCGTGGCATTCTATGGTGTAGTGTCAGATGGACCAGTGACGGATTTGGCAACGGTGACAGAGTACATGGTGAATGGCTCCTTAAAACAAGTTTTGCAAAAGAAAGACCGGTAAGATAGTTTTACAGCATAATACAAGGATTTGAAAGTTGTAGTGCCGTGACTGTCATTTCCCAATCTTTAGTATATAGCTCATAGACCTGGCAATGAATAATGGAGGAGATCATTTTCTGAAGTTGCATTTCTGATTCACAGGACTATTGATCGTCGAAAGAGGCTGATTATAGGAATGGATGCAGCTTTTGGTATGGAATATCTTCATGAGAAGAACATTGTCCATTTTGATCTGAAATCGCATAACTTTCTTGTGAATATGAGGGACCCTCAGCGTCCAGTGTGCAAGGTATGCAGCCCGGGAAAAAATATGGGTGGTTTTATTAGAATTTCTTCTACCTTTATTCTTGTTAAGAATATTTTCTTTCCGCTTGCTAATTTGAAATTTCAACTTAATGCATTCAGATTGGTGATCTGGGCTTATCAAAGATCAAGCAGAGGACACTTGTTTCTGGTGGAGTACGAGGTACCATACCGTGGATGGCTCCTGAACTTTTGAGCAGCAACAACTTGGTGACAGAAAAGGTGAAGATCACTATTAAATGACCAAATGTTTCTAGTTTTCATGTCTTTTTGTCGATTACAGTACTGTTTTTGAATGAATTCGCAGGTTGATGTGTACTCATTTGGAATTGTGATGTGGGAACTCTTGACCGGGGAGGAACCATATGGACACCTGCGCTCGGAGGAAATAATAGGTATTCATTAAGTTAATCTTAGCAAAATAGAAGTTCGACAACTGGATTGCTTTCTTCTTATGGGCGATCAAAATTTGCTTAAAGCATTTTATTATGATATTTTCAGCTGGTATAATAAAAGGCAGTCTCCGACCTGAAATCCCAAGCTGGTGCGATCCAACATGGAGATCGTTAATGGAAAGGTGCTGGTCATCTGATCCCAACTCTAGGCCAACCTTCTCAGAAATTGCAAAGGAGCTACGCGCCATGTCAGCTGCCATGAACATCAAGTGACAAATATTGAAGCTCGCCTACACGCTCATGTAAATATTTCAGGATCACCAGGAGGAGGAAGTGCACATGCTGAGACATGGTTAAGTTTTGCCGTCCGCTGTCATGTGCAGTCTAATGAATCTTG
This is a stretch of genomic DNA from Malus domestica chromosome 02, GDT2T_hap1. It encodes these proteins:
- the LOC103406888 gene encoding RAF-like serine/threonine-protein kinase PRAF — encoded protein: MTTMKEPPLSRRRRPTCHQPKKLKLVCCFNGAFHPRPPSGKLRYVGGEARIVSVDRNIVYSKLRSKILDLCPNINPSVTLVYQLPGSCSDSDSAAPLVIVASDDDVRCMIEEYDKLELYGKSPRLWVFVCCSNGSDDVNGYVNCVKGVKFSNGFESGSEHIGIHHHLGGEAQVEEKAAVKNFGGGRSGDESLRKMVLKQQLLAKQSAFRRRFGDGESDVEMGFLGESQKGESFDSRLGTNCGHNLGSSSVARANPLNPRDGNLRLKSKSYGQCYSGRSGRVLCNGVGRSSQAPPAKPVPGCNGCCSDAKQDYRNNGMAGCEQRKHYASGVGRDSLAGTTVYPVKSSYSGGRAWGGLRSRIRNHRFGVNEARNKRCYQYHVWNHNRSNIAEMGSHRTRQGISARKCYQGLRPNLNIAKQEQPVRVYNPSLWRQCSGFSEHVMEERLRMMGSRSKKDSYLIDNPSESYSGNCGAYTGMGNQPLVNSDAIESSSPSLKTVDILEDRLTGSKFGKCECPYQTSYENLHGMPRHCELEKETRLMDSHAVANTSGFPSEVGCSNGLEGDNKLPDGEAVIDALHNCKNGINDIQLSCSGVPASVSVSLHNLSLSSSKEVEAPQLSSHATSVVSSDVKHQSKPIDLMDEGKFTPDHQVDESNGVAPNPASQNSAKKEKDNVHDEEVQQDPSSGITIDEKANNKVIGGTSSDLAAFCAHQSTRELQNIKSSDLEFIKELGSGTYGTVYYGKWKGSDVAIKKIKPSCFTEDTVKQERLLADFWKEARILSELHHPNIVAFYGVVSDGPVTDLATVTEYMVNGSLKQVLQKKDRTIDRRKRLIIGMDAAFGMEYLHEKNIVHFDLKSHNFLVNMRDPQRPVCKIGDLGLSKIKQRTLVSGGVRGTIPWMAPELLSSNNLVTEKVDVYSFGIVMWELLTGEEPYGHLRSEEIIAGIIKGSLRPEIPSWCDPTWRSLMERCWSSDPNSRPTFSEIAKELRAMSAAMNIK
- the LOC103448342 gene encoding uncharacterized protein — its product is MFPKQLRTVGTAAAVLLGGFLTLNLASTATIGALRFAAESKRRRVALPCVVCRGKGFYICKLCKGNATIEWSPLHDPIAINPCLCPTCDGNRVQRCLNCLGKGYN